The following are encoded together in the Streptomyces flavofungini genome:
- the disA gene encoding DNA integrity scanning diadenylate cyclase DisA — protein MAANDRAAVPGKPGGGSGADGLMRASLSAVAPGTALRDGLERILRGNTGGLIVLGSDKTVESMCTGGFVLDVEFTATRLRELCKLDGGIVLDKDITKILRAGVQLVPDPTIPTEETGTRHRTADRVSKQVGFPVVSVSQSMRLIALYVDGQRRVLEDSAAILSRANQALATLERYKLRLDEVAGTLSALEIEDLVTVRDVTAVAQRLEMVRRIAKEIAEYVVELGTDGRLLTLQLDELIAGVEPERELVVRDYVPEPTAKRSRTVDEALAELDSLTHAELLELPTVARALGYTGSPETLDSAVSPRGFRLLAKVPRLPGAIIDRLVEHFGGLQKLLAASVDDLQTVDGVGEARARSVREGLSRLAESSILERYV, from the coding sequence GTGGCAGCCAACGACCGGGCAGCGGTTCCCGGCAAGCCCGGTGGAGGCTCCGGTGCCGACGGGCTGATGCGCGCCTCCCTGAGCGCGGTCGCGCCGGGCACGGCCCTGCGCGACGGCCTGGAGCGGATCCTCCGAGGCAACACGGGCGGGCTCATCGTGCTCGGCTCGGACAAGACCGTCGAGTCGATGTGCACGGGCGGCTTCGTCCTCGACGTCGAGTTCACCGCCACGCGCCTGCGTGAGCTGTGCAAGCTCGACGGCGGCATCGTGCTCGACAAGGACATCACGAAGATCCTGCGCGCGGGCGTGCAGTTGGTCCCGGACCCGACCATCCCCACGGAGGAGACGGGCACCCGGCACCGCACGGCGGACCGCGTCAGCAAGCAGGTCGGCTTCCCCGTCGTGTCGGTCTCGCAGTCGATGCGCCTGATCGCGCTCTACGTGGACGGCCAGCGCCGCGTCCTGGAGGACTCGGCGGCGATCCTGTCACGTGCCAACCAGGCCCTCGCCACCCTGGAGCGGTACAAGCTCCGCCTCGACGAGGTCGCGGGCACGCTGTCCGCCCTGGAGATCGAGGACCTGGTGACGGTCCGGGACGTCACCGCGGTCGCGCAGCGCCTGGAGATGGTGCGGCGCATCGCCAAGGAGATCGCCGAGTACGTGGTCGAGCTGGGCACGGACGGCCGTCTCCTGACCCTCCAGCTCGACGAGTTGATCGCGGGCGTGGAGCCCGAGCGCGAGCTGGTCGTCCGGGACTACGTGCCGGAGCCCACCGCCAAGCGCTCGCGCACCGTGGACGAGGCGCTGGCCGAGCTGGACTCCCTCACCCACGCCGAGCTGCTCGAACTGCCCACGGTGGCGCGGGCGTTGGGGTACACGGGCTCGCCGGAGACGCTGGACTCCGCGGTGTCGCCGCGCGGCTTCCGGCTGCTCGCGAAGGTGCCCCGGCTGCCCGGCGCCATCATCGACCGCCTCGTCGAGCACTTCGGCGGCCTGCAGAAGCTGCTCGCCGCGAGCGTGGACGACCTCCAGACGGTGGACGGGGTCGGCGAGGCGCGGGCGCGCAGTGTCCGCGAGGGCCTCTCGCGGCTGGCGGAGTCCTCGATCCTCGAGCGGTACGTGTAG
- a CDS encoding response regulator transcription factor yields MIRVLLADDEAMIRAGVSAILAAGPDIEVVAEAADGREAVDLARAHRPDVALLDIRMPRLDGLAAAEEIVRTLPDTAVAMLTTFSEDAYVARALGGGATGFLLKSGDPHELIAGVRAVAGGAAFLSPRVARQVIDGFGARRLARGAEARARVALLTPREREVLGLVGAGLSNPEIAARLHLVEGTVKAYVSAVLDRLEVKNRVRAAVVAYEAGLVTDDGAGESGPG; encoded by the coding sequence GTGATCCGGGTGCTGCTCGCCGACGACGAGGCGATGATCCGCGCGGGTGTGAGCGCCATCCTCGCGGCGGGTCCCGACATCGAGGTGGTCGCGGAGGCCGCCGACGGCCGCGAGGCGGTCGACCTGGCCCGGGCCCACCGCCCCGACGTGGCGCTCCTGGACATCCGCATGCCGCGCCTGGACGGCCTGGCGGCGGCGGAGGAGATCGTGCGGACCCTGCCGGACACGGCGGTCGCGATGCTCACGACGTTCTCCGAGGACGCGTACGTGGCACGGGCGCTCGGCGGCGGCGCCACCGGCTTCCTCCTGAAGTCCGGCGACCCGCACGAACTCATCGCGGGCGTACGGGCGGTGGCGGGCGGCGCCGCGTTCCTCTCGCCGCGTGTCGCGCGGCAGGTCATCGACGGCTTCGGCGCCCGCCGCCTGGCGCGCGGAGCCGAGGCGCGCGCCCGGGTCGCGCTCCTGACGCCCCGTGAGCGCGAGGTCCTCGGCCTGGTCGGCGCGGGTCTGTCCAACCCGGAGATCGCCGCGCGCCTCCACCTGGTGGAGGGCACGGTCAAGGCCTACGTCAGCGCGGTTCTCGACCGCCTGGAGGTCAAGAACCGCGTCCGTGCGGCGGTCGTCGCGTACGAGGCGGGCCTGGTGACGGACGACGGCGCCGGGGAGTCCGGGCCGGGGTGA
- the radA gene encoding DNA repair protein RadA encodes MAARTKSSKDRPSYRCTECGWQTAKWLGRCPECQAWGTVEEYGAPAVRTTTPGRVTSSALPIGQVDGRSATARTTGVAELDRVLGGGLVPGAVVLLAGEPGVGKSTLLLDVAAKAATDDHRTLYVTGEESASQVRLRADRINAIADHLYLAAETDLAAVLGHLDAVKPSLLILDSVQTVASPEIDGAPGGMAQVREVAGALIRASKERGMSTLLVGHVTKDGAIAGPRLLEHLVDVVLHFEGDRHARLRLVRGVKNRYGTTDEVGCFELHDEGITGLADPSGLFLTRRDEPVPGTCLTVTLEGRRPLVAEVQALTVDSQIPSPRRTTSGLETSRVSMMLAVLEQRGRITALGKRDIYSATVGGVKLSEPAADLAVALALASAASDTPLPKNLVAIGEVGLAGEVRRVTGVQRRLAEAHRLGFTHALVPADPGKVPPGMKVTEVADMGDALRVLPRSRRQEAPRQDQDRR; translated from the coding sequence ATGGCTGCCCGTACGAAATCCAGTAAGGACCGGCCGTCCTACCGCTGCACGGAGTGCGGCTGGCAGACGGCCAAGTGGCTCGGCCGCTGCCCCGAGTGCCAGGCGTGGGGCACGGTCGAGGAGTACGGCGCGCCCGCGGTGCGCACGACGACGCCGGGCCGAGTCACCTCGTCCGCGCTGCCCATCGGCCAGGTCGACGGCCGCAGCGCCACCGCCCGCACGACCGGCGTGGCCGAGCTGGACCGCGTCCTCGGCGGCGGCCTGGTGCCGGGCGCCGTGGTGCTGCTCGCGGGCGAACCGGGCGTCGGCAAGTCCACGCTGCTGCTCGACGTCGCGGCGAAGGCGGCCACGGACGACCACCGCACGCTCTACGTGACGGGCGAGGAGTCGGCCAGTCAGGTCCGGCTGCGCGCCGACCGCATCAACGCCATCGCGGACCACCTGTACCTCGCCGCGGAGACCGACCTGGCCGCCGTCCTCGGCCACTTGGACGCGGTCAAGCCCTCGCTGCTGATCCTGGACTCGGTGCAGACGGTCGCCTCGCCGGAGATCGACGGCGCGCCCGGCGGCATGGCGCAGGTCCGCGAGGTCGCGGGCGCCCTCATCCGCGCGTCCAAGGAGCGCGGCATGTCCACGCTCCTGGTCGGTCACGTCACCAAGGACGGCGCCATCGCGGGCCCGCGCCTCCTGGAGCACCTGGTCGACGTGGTGCTGCACTTCGAGGGCGACCGGCACGCCCGCCTGCGCCTGGTCCGCGGCGTGAAGAACCGGTACGGGACGACGGACGAGGTCGGCTGCTTCGAGCTGCACGACGAGGGCATCACGGGCCTCGCCGACCCCTCCGGCCTGTTCCTGACCCGCCGCGACGAGCCGGTCCCCGGCACCTGTCTGACGGTGACCCTGGAGGGCCGCCGCCCCCTGGTCGCCGAGGTGCAGGCGCTCACCGTCGACTCGCAGATCCCCTCCCCGCGCCGCACCACGTCCGGCCTGGAGACGTCCCGCGTGTCGATGATGCTGGCGGTCCTGGAGCAGCGCGGCCGCATCACCGCGCTCGGCAAGCGCGACATCTACAGCGCCACGGTCGGCGGCGTGAAGCTGTCGGAGCCCGCCGCCGACCTCGCCGTGGCCCTCGCCCTCGCCAGCGCCGCGAGCGACACCCCGCTGCCGAAGAACCTCGTCGCGATCGGCGAGGTCGGTCTCGCGGGCGAGGTCAGACGGGTCACCGGCGTGCAGCGCAGACTGGCCGAGGCCCACCGCCTGGGCTTCACGCACGCGCTCGTTCCGGCCGATCCGGGCAAGGTCCCGCCCGGTATGAAGGTCACCGAAGTCGCCGACATGGGCGACGCGCTGCGCGTCCTTCCGAGATCGCGTCGTCAAGAGGCCCCACGCCAGGACCAGGACCGCCGGTAG
- a CDS encoding SigE family RNA polymerase sigma factor: protein MAHGEVLEFEEYVRTRQDALLRSARRLVPDPVDAQDLLQTALVRTYGRWDGIADKRLADAYLRRVMINTRTEWWRARKLEEVPTEQLPDACVDDSTEQHADRALLMDIMKVLAPKQRSVVVLRHWEQMSTEETAAALGMSAGTVKSTLHRALARLRQELESRAADESTGPAARMFEREERERCAA from the coding sequence ATGGCGCACGGCGAGGTGCTCGAGTTCGAAGAGTACGTCCGCACTCGGCAGGACGCCCTGCTGCGCAGCGCCCGGCGGCTCGTCCCTGACCCGGTCGACGCCCAGGACCTGCTGCAGACGGCGCTCGTGCGGACGTACGGCCGCTGGGACGGCATAGCCGACAAGCGGCTCGCGGACGCCTACCTGCGCCGCGTCATGATCAACACGCGGACCGAGTGGTGGCGCGCCCGCAAGCTCGAAGAGGTGCCCACCGAGCAGCTGCCGGACGCCTGCGTCGACGACTCCACCGAGCAGCACGCGGACCGCGCCCTGCTGATGGACATCATGAAGGTGCTCGCCCCGAAGCAGCGCAGCGTCGTCGTGCTGCGACACTGGGAGCAGATGTCCACCGAGGAGACGGCCGCCGCGCTCGGCATGTCGGCCGGCACGGTCAAGAGCACGCTGCACCGGGCGCTCGCGCGGCTCCGGCAGGAGCTGGAGAGCCGTGCCGCGGACGAGTCGACGGGGCCCGCCGCACGGATGTTCGAACGTGAGGAGCGGGAGCGTTGCGCGGCCTGA
- a CDS encoding BACON domain-containing protein, giving the protein MSSSPETPTYTTGAHRAHPGARKRVVPRTVAQAPPAHYEPFLDGLFTYCLSVLCDHDAATAALGDVLVLAERRGARPDGDTRAWLYALARWMCLRALAEAKQRGRHGAPSGGGSAGGDQARAGASAAAGPASPAAQATGSAGSAAQDPAAPGAPAAPAAPVDEIARARRRELAQLAWPEAAGTTPEQREALELAVRHRLSAKEVAAVLGLDPAAARDLLASAACEVERTRAALAVVETGTCPIVARLTGDNQVLLGTALRRELVRHVDDCPQCRRTAERTASSAWPGTAVTPAALPVIAAPRAALHHAMAHTPRARGRTRGGGPRFDRRGFPMDPKDHAARRERLRARAVTTTVVATVVAAPVLALWAAYRGAPLTGEGRDGRSASAAEADDGPGGRGARDREDYENAGNARTTPDRFRDGRGGPGVAVEVISPGGPAGSGPGAGRIGVQARSHGGVTVITLTGGGSSPVRWSASTGASWLALSQSSGTLSPGETVTIRVYVDADREPAGHWSARVTIAPTGAVISLEGYGSSTPPDRPGNPGPRPTATRPGPSDPDPTPTQGNPTPTPSDPDPTPTTSAPPDPTPTPTDPAPTTPPAGGDPGQG; this is encoded by the coding sequence ATGAGCAGCAGCCCGGAAACCCCCACGTACACCACCGGCGCGCACCGGGCGCACCCGGGTGCCCGCAAGCGTGTGGTGCCGCGCACGGTCGCCCAGGCGCCGCCCGCGCACTACGAACCGTTCCTGGACGGCCTGTTCACGTACTGCCTGTCGGTGCTGTGCGACCACGACGCGGCGACCGCCGCGCTCGGGGACGTCCTCGTGCTGGCCGAGCGGCGTGGCGCCCGGCCCGACGGCGACACCCGTGCCTGGCTGTACGCGCTCGCCCGCTGGATGTGTCTGCGCGCCCTCGCCGAGGCCAAGCAGCGCGGGCGGCACGGAGCGCCGTCCGGGGGCGGTTCGGCCGGCGGCGACCAGGCCAGAGCGGGCGCCTCCGCGGCGGCGGGCCCCGCGTCGCCCGCCGCCCAGGCCACCGGGTCCGCCGGGTCCGCCGCCCAGGACCCCGCCGCCCCCGGAGCCCCGGCGGCTCCCGCCGCTCCCGTGGACGAGATCGCCCGCGCCCGCCGCCGCGAACTGGCCCAGCTCGCCTGGCCCGAGGCCGCGGGGACCACGCCCGAGCAGCGCGAGGCCCTGGAGCTCGCCGTCCGGCACCGGCTCTCGGCCAAGGAGGTCGCCGCCGTCCTCGGCCTCGACCCGGCCGCCGCCCGGGACCTGCTCGCCTCCGCCGCCTGCGAGGTGGAGCGCACCCGCGCGGCCCTCGCCGTCGTCGAGACAGGCACCTGCCCGATCGTGGCCCGCCTCACCGGCGACAACCAGGTCCTGCTCGGCACCGCCCTGCGCCGCGAGCTCGTCCGGCACGTCGACGACTGTCCGCAGTGCCGCCGCACCGCCGAGCGCACGGCGTCGAGCGCCTGGCCCGGCACGGCCGTCACCCCGGCCGCGCTGCCCGTCATCGCCGCCCCGCGCGCGGCCCTGCACCACGCCATGGCCCACACCCCGCGCGCCCGGGGCAGAACCCGCGGCGGCGGCCCGCGCTTCGACCGGCGCGGCTTCCCGATGGACCCCAAGGACCACGCCGCCCGCCGTGAACGCCTGCGCGCGCGTGCCGTCACCACCACGGTCGTCGCCACCGTCGTCGCCGCCCCCGTCCTCGCCCTCTGGGCGGCCTACCGCGGCGCCCCGCTCACCGGCGAGGGCCGCGACGGCCGCTCCGCGAGCGCCGCCGAGGCCGACGACGGCCCCGGAGGCCGGGGGGCACGGGACCGGGAGGACTACGAGAACGCGGGCAACGCCCGCACCACGCCCGACCGCTTCCGCGACGGCCGCGGCGGACCCGGCGTCGCCGTGGAGGTCATCAGCCCCGGCGGACCCGCCGGTTCGGGCCCCGGCGCCGGACGCATCGGCGTCCAGGCCCGCTCGCACGGCGGCGTCACGGTGATCACGCTGACCGGCGGCGGCAGTTCACCGGTCCGCTGGTCCGCGAGCACCGGGGCGTCCTGGCTCGCCCTCAGCCAGTCCTCGGGAACGCTCTCGCCCGGCGAGACCGTGACGATCAGGGTGTACGTCGACGCCGACCGCGAGCCCGCGGGCCACTGGAGCGCCCGCGTCACCATCGCCCCCACCGGAGCCGTCATCTCCCTCGAGGGCTACGGCAGTTCCACCCCGCCGGACCGCCCCGGCAACCCGGGCCCCCGCCCGACGGCAACCCGCCCGGGCCCGTCCGACCCGGACCCGACCCCCACCCAGGGCAACCCCACACCGACACCCTCCGACCCGGACCCGACCCCGACGACCTCGGCACCCCCGGACCCGACCCCGACCCCGACGGACCCGGCCCCGACGACACCTCCGGCGGGCGGTGACCCCGGCCAGGGCTGA
- a CDS encoding A/G-specific adenine glycosylase has protein sequence MPTALAADLVSAGTADPRSLDEQFHSPVIAWFEANARDLPWRREDAGPWGVMVSEFMLQQTPVSRVLPVYEQWLARWPRPADLAEEAPGEAVRAWGRLGYPRRALRLHGAAVAITERHGGDVPAQHAQLLALPGIGEYTAAAVASFAYGQRHAVLDTNVRRVFARAVTGVQYPPNATTAAERKLARALLPEDERTASRWAAASMELGALVCSAKNENCARCPLAAQCAWLAAGKPAHEGPARRGQTYAGTDRQVRGKLLAVLREAVSPVPQSALDRVWDEPVQRARALDGLVSDGLVEPLPDGYYRLPLT, from the coding sequence ATGCCGACCGCACTCGCCGCCGATCTCGTCAGCGCCGGCACCGCCGACCCCCGTTCGCTGGACGAGCAGTTCCACTCCCCCGTCATCGCCTGGTTCGAGGCCAACGCGCGCGATCTGCCGTGGCGGCGGGAGGACGCCGGGCCCTGGGGCGTCATGGTCAGCGAGTTCATGCTGCAGCAGACGCCGGTGAGCCGGGTGCTTCCCGTGTACGAGCAGTGGCTGGCCCGCTGGCCGCGCCCGGCCGACCTCGCCGAGGAGGCGCCCGGGGAGGCCGTGCGGGCCTGGGGGCGGCTCGGGTATCCGCGGCGGGCACTGCGGCTGCACGGGGCGGCCGTCGCCATAACGGAGCGGCACGGCGGCGACGTACCGGCGCAGCACGCGCAGCTGCTCGCGCTGCCCGGCATCGGCGAGTACACCGCCGCGGCCGTCGCGTCGTTCGCGTACGGGCAGCGGCACGCCGTGCTCGACACCAATGTGCGGCGCGTCTTCGCGCGGGCCGTGACCGGCGTGCAGTACCCGCCGAACGCCACCACCGCCGCCGAGCGCAAGCTGGCCCGCGCGCTGCTGCCCGAGGACGAGCGCACCGCGTCCCGCTGGGCCGCCGCCTCCATGGAGCTGGGCGCGCTGGTGTGCAGCGCCAAGAACGAGAACTGCGCGCGCTGCCCGCTGGCCGCGCAGTGCGCCTGGCTGGCGGCGGGAAAGCCCGCGCACGAGGGGCCCGCCCGCCGCGGCCAGACGTACGCGGGCACCGACCGCCAGGTCCGCGGCAAGCTCCTCGCGGTGCTGCGCGAGGCCGTATCGCCCGTGCCGCAGTCCGCGCTCGACCGGGTGTGGGACGAGCCGGTGCAGCGGGCCCGCGCCCTGGACGGCCTGGTCTCCGACGGGCTGGTGGAGCCGCTGCCGGACGGGTACTACCGGCTGCCGCTGACCTGA
- a CDS encoding sensor histidine kinase, which produces MKSPRTKDVALWAALAVPAVSADAIGLNEPRPLWARFTGLAVLAVATATWRARPATAFLLVAALALTAPALFSVSYGPALATLALLLGRHGTRARPALLAFAAVWAAGTVRILVRDVDPVVEWLVLMGTLLFGVVFPWLAGRYWRQGRELAAAGWARADQLEREQRIVADRARLRERARIAQDMHDSLGHELSLIAVRAGALQVAADLPAHHRAAASDLREAAATATDRLREIIGVLRDEGDESAPLAPPGETVAQLVARAAESGLSVRYEDDGTEASDGAGRIAYRVVQEALTNAAKYAPGAPVTVTAATGTDATTTIEVTNGPPPHADSPRPAPPEGGSGLADLRARVAAGGGTLTAGPRGGGFRVRARLPESGAAPRPAAPEPVPPPPGSVLAHARRRTALTFGAAVAIGTVLVAGAFTWYAYTRTHSVLRPADYASLRVGQPQSEVAAVLPDRSVTDPPVERAPTPPPPGADCRYYRSSGELFTSLTHFRLCFDDGRLVDKTVIPKAGADRSMRREAAWAR; this is translated from the coding sequence GTGAAGAGCCCTCGCACGAAGGACGTCGCCCTCTGGGCGGCCCTCGCCGTGCCCGCGGTGAGTGCCGACGCGATCGGCCTGAACGAGCCCCGCCCGCTGTGGGCCCGGTTCACGGGCCTGGCGGTCCTCGCCGTGGCCACGGCGACCTGGCGCGCCCGCCCGGCCACCGCCTTCCTCCTCGTCGCCGCCCTCGCCCTCACCGCCCCCGCCCTGTTCTCCGTCTCCTACGGCCCGGCCCTCGCCACCCTGGCCCTGCTGCTCGGCAGGCACGGCACCCGTGCCCGCCCGGCGCTGCTGGCCTTCGCGGCGGTCTGGGCGGCGGGCACGGTCAGGATCCTGGTCCGGGACGTGGACCCGGTCGTGGAGTGGCTGGTGCTCATGGGCACGCTGCTGTTCGGCGTGGTCTTCCCCTGGCTCGCGGGCCGCTACTGGCGCCAGGGCCGGGAGCTGGCCGCCGCGGGCTGGGCGCGCGCCGACCAGCTGGAGCGAGAGCAGCGCATCGTCGCCGACCGGGCCAGGCTGCGCGAACGCGCCCGCATCGCCCAGGACATGCACGACTCCCTCGGCCACGAGCTGAGCCTGATCGCGGTCCGCGCGGGCGCCCTCCAGGTGGCCGCCGACCTCCCCGCCCACCACCGGGCAGCCGCGTCCGACCTGCGCGAGGCCGCCGCGACGGCCACCGACCGGCTGCGCGAGATCATCGGCGTGCTCCGGGACGAGGGCGACGAGAGCGCCCCGCTCGCCCCGCCCGGCGAGACGGTGGCGCAACTGGTCGCGCGGGCGGCGGAGTCGGGCCTTTCGGTGCGGTACGAGGACGACGGCACCGAAGCGTCCGACGGCGCGGGCCGGATCGCGTACCGCGTGGTCCAGGAAGCCCTGACCAACGCCGCGAAGTACGCGCCGGGCGCCCCGGTCACCGTCACGGCGGCGACCGGCACCGACGCCACCACCACGATCGAGGTCACCAACGGCCCGCCCCCGCACGCCGATTCCCCCCGTCCTGCCCCGCCGGAGGGCGGCTCGGGCCTGGCCGACCTGCGGGCCCGGGTCGCGGCGGGCGGCGGCACGCTGACGGCGGGACCTCGGGGCGGCGGGTTCCGCGTCCGGGCGCGGCTGCCGGAGTCCGGAGCGGCACCCCGCCCCGCGGCACCCGAGCCGGTGCCGCCGCCCCCGGGCTCCGTCCTCGCCCACGCCCGCCGCCGCACCGCCCTCACCTTCGGCGCCGCCGTCGCCATCGGCACCGTGCTCGTCGCGGGGGCGTTCACCTGGTACGCGTACACGAGGACGCACTCCGTCCTGCGCCCCGCCGACTACGCGTCCCTGCGCGTCGGCCAGCCGCAGTCCGAGGTCGCCGCCGTGCTCCCGGACCGCAGCGTCACGGACCCGCCGGTGGAGCGCGCGCCGACCCCGCCGCCTCCGGGCGCCGACTGCCGCTACTACCGCTCCAGCGGGGAGCTCTTCACCTCCCTCACGCACTTCAGGCTCTGCTTCGACGACGGAAGGCTGGTGGACAAGACAGTGATCCCCAAGGCGGGCGCGGACCGGAGCATGCGGCGGGAGGCGGCGTGGGCGCGGTGA
- the cseB gene encoding two-component system response regulator CseB, which yields MAEHTHVLFVEDDDVIREATQLALERDGFEVTAMPDGLSGLEAFRADRPDIALLDVMVPGLDGVSLCRRIRDESTVPVIMLSARADSIDVVLGLEAGADDYVTKPFDGAVLVARIRAVLRRFGHASGPGSAAPAAEQGQSPDGGVLTFGDLEIDTEGMEVRRGGEPVALTPTEMRLLLEFSSAPGTVLSRDKLLERVWDYGWGGDTRVVDVHVQRLRTKVGQDRIETVRGFGYKLKA from the coding sequence ATGGCAGAACACACCCATGTCCTGTTCGTCGAGGACGACGACGTCATCCGCGAGGCCACGCAGCTCGCCCTGGAGCGCGACGGCTTCGAGGTCACCGCCATGCCCGACGGCCTGTCGGGCCTAGAGGCGTTCCGGGCGGACCGGCCCGACATCGCCCTGCTCGACGTGATGGTGCCGGGCCTCGACGGCGTCAGCCTCTGCCGCCGCATCCGGGACGAGTCGACGGTGCCGGTGATCATGCTGTCGGCGCGGGCCGACTCCATCGACGTCGTCCTCGGCCTGGAGGCGGGCGCCGACGACTACGTGACCAAGCCGTTCGACGGCGCCGTCCTGGTGGCCCGCATCCGCGCCGTCCTGCGCCGCTTCGGGCACGCCAGCGGCCCCGGCTCGGCCGCGCCCGCCGCCGAGCAGGGCCAGAGCCCCGACGGCGGCGTGCTGACCTTCGGCGACCTGGAGATCGACACCGAGGGCATGGAGGTGCGCCGGGGCGGCGAGCCCGTCGCGCTCACGCCGACGGAGATGCGGCTGCTCCTCGAGTTCTCCTCCGCGCCCGGCACCGTGCTGTCCCGCGACAAGCTCCTGGAGCGCGTCTGGGACTACGGCTGGGGCGGCGACACGCGTGTGGTCGACGTGCATGTGCAACGGCTGCGGACGAAGGTGGGACAGGACCGCATCGAGACGGTCCGCGGGTTCGGATACAAGCTCAAGGCGTGA
- a CDS encoding phosphatase PAP2 family protein: protein MDTMDSSGLYLDVTEFAHDTPSWVQHLAEVWTELGLLLFGVLFVVAWWRARRGDPGAVAVAVLAPLGTALAYVISETAKSFIEEERPCRAVSGALTPLVECPPHGDWSFPSNHSTIAGAAAVGLALAWPRIAALTLPMAVLMAFSRVFVGVHYPHDVAVGLVLGAVVAFLAVKLATRPVTRVTEAMRGSRTGVVRWFAGEDTRPAAAPAAGVGQFVPPQSGPYQNSLPYRPARAEQPQEQTMTLRRHQDARRGAQQGARQGTHQDAYQDPYQGQSAYQGQDAYQGQGSYQGQDAHQGQSPYQGQGSYQGQGSYQGQDPYGQQPQYRPQGPDPRS from the coding sequence ATGGACACCATGGATTCTTCCGGCCTCTACCTGGACGTCACCGAATTCGCCCACGACACACCTTCGTGGGTGCAGCACCTCGCGGAGGTGTGGACGGAACTCGGTCTGCTGCTCTTCGGCGTGCTGTTCGTCGTGGCCTGGTGGCGGGCGCGCCGGGGGGATCCGGGTGCCGTCGCGGTGGCGGTCCTCGCGCCGCTCGGCACGGCGCTCGCGTACGTCATCAGTGAGACCGCGAAGTCCTTCATCGAGGAGGAGCGGCCGTGCCGGGCGGTGTCCGGCGCGCTCACGCCGCTCGTGGAGTGCCCGCCGCACGGCGACTGGTCGTTCCCGAGCAACCACTCGACGATCGCGGGCGCCGCCGCCGTGGGCCTCGCCCTCGCCTGGCCCCGGATCGCCGCCCTGACCCTGCCGATGGCGGTGCTCATGGCGTTCTCGCGGGTGTTCGTGGGTGTCCACTACCCGCACGACGTGGCCGTCGGCCTGGTCCTCGGCGCGGTCGTGGCGTTCCTCGCGGTCAAGCTCGCCACCCGGCCCGTGACCCGGGTCACGGAGGCGATGCGGGGGTCGCGGACCGGCGTGGTCAGGTGGTTCGCGGGCGAGGACACACGCCCGGCGGCGGCCCCGGCCGCGGGGGTCGGGCAGTTCGTGCCGCCGCAGTCGGGGCCGTACCAGAACTCGCTGCCGTACCGGCCCGCGCGCGCCGAGCAGCCCCAGGAGCAGACGATGACGCTGCGCCGCCACCAGGACGCGCGGCGGGGCGCGCAGCAGGGTGCGCGGCAGGGCACGCACCAGGACGCGTACCAGGATCCGTATCAAGGGCAGAGCGCGTACCAGGGCCAGGACGCCTACCAGGGGCAGGGCTCGTACCAGGGCCAGGACGCCCACCAGGGGCAGAGCCCGTACCAGGGCCAGGGCTCGTACCAGGGGCAGGGCTCGTACCAAGGGCAGGATCCGTACGGTCAGCAGCCGCAGTACCGGCCGCAGGGGCCCGACCCCCGCTCCTGA